The following are from one region of the Oncorhynchus nerka isolate Pitt River linkage group LG8, Oner_Uvic_2.0, whole genome shotgun sequence genome:
- the elk3 gene encoding ETS domain-containing protein Elk-3, which yields MESAITLWQFLLQLLLDQSHKHLICWTSNDGEFKLLKSEEVAKLWGLRKNKTNMNYDKLSRALRYYYDKNIIKKVIGQKFVYKFVSFPEILKMDPAAVEMGVRVCDEAGGALSEGEGDEEGVRGGPPGRNEYLHSGLYSSFTVSSLQHPQDLLRPPDLLRPIKVEPRHDHHDDSGTVIRFVQNRSNKGGALPVVSLPSSPLPSSNEGYYSSKPSTRLAHSSSCSSSPSHSPTHTLWRARSPAPETDESEQSAQPLNLSSGHRDRGQATPTPEKRGLANSVPPKTRKPKGLEISAPSLLLTANDIGSIALNSPALPSGSLTPAFFTAQTPSGLILTPSPLLSSIHFWSSLSPVGPLSPARLQGHGPLFQFPTLLNGHIPVPLSSLDTSSPLLLSHSPHKS from the exons atggAGAGTGCCATCACGTTGTGGCAGTTCCTGCTGCAGCTGTTATTGGACCAGAGCCACAAGCACCTGATCTGCTGGACGTCTAACGACGGGGAGTTTAAACTGCTCAAGTCAGAAGAGGTGGCCAAGCTGTGGGGCCTGAGGAAGAACAAGACCAACATGAACTATGACAAGCTGAGCCGCGCCCTGCGTTACTACTATGACAAG aaCATCATCAAGAAGGTGATTGGCCAGAAGTTTGTGTACAAATTTGTGTCCTTCCCGGAGATCCTGAAGATGGACCCCGCGGCGGTGGAGATGGGGGTGCGGGTGTGTGATGAGGCTGGTGGGGCCCTgtcagagggggagggggatgaggagggggtgaggggtggcCCCCCAGGGAGGAACGAGTACCTCCACTCAGGCCTCTACTCCTCCTTTACCGTCAGCTCCCTCCAGCATCCCCAGGACCTCCTCCGTCCCCCTGATTTACTCCGACCAATCAAGGTGGAGCCTCGACATGATCACCATGACGACAGTGGCACGGTGATTCGCTTTGTTCAGAACCGCAGCAATAAGGGCGGGGCACTGCCGGTGGTGTCTCTGCCGTCATCCCCGCTCCCTTCCTCCAATGAGGGCTACTATTCATCCAAACCTTCCACAAGGCTAGCCCACTCCtcgtcctgctcctcctccccatcacacagccccacacacacactctggagggCACGGAGCCCCGCCCCTGAGACTGACGAATCAGAGCAGAGCGCTCAACCCCTTAACCTATCATCTGGTCACAGAGATCGTGGCCAGGCCACACCCACGCCAGAGAAGAGGGGCTTAGCCAATAGCGTCCCGCCAAAAACCAGGAAGCCTAAAGGCCTGGAGATATCCGCACCCTCCCTGCTCCTGACAGCCAATGACATCGGCTCTATCGCCCTCAACAGTCCTGCACTGCCCTCTGGGTCCCTAACACCAGCCTTCTTCACTGCACAG ACTCCCTCAGGTCTCATCCTCACCCCCAGTCCCCTGCTGTCCAGTATCCATTTCTGGAGCAGCCTGAGTCCCGTAGGACCCCTGAGCCCCGCTCGCCTGCAGGGCCATGGACCCCTGTTCCAg tTCCCCACCCTCCTGAATGGGCACATCCCAGTCCCCCTGTCCAGCCTGGACACCTCCTCCCCCTTACTGCTCTCCCACAGCCCACACAAGTCCTGA